A genomic segment from Triplophysa dalaica isolate WHDGS20190420 chromosome 22, ASM1584641v1, whole genome shotgun sequence encodes:
- the grin3a gene encoding glutamate receptor ionotropic, NMDA 3A, with translation MKGSWMRCALGRLVWLCFFAPSALIVFFVVPASLAHPQPCQILKRIGHTVRVGALHLQPRVFRHNPLWATEMDWGTGRETGEEWDIVIQSELDHQWRGIRTKSSVNNPHRTSKSKTIFKQVDTETVFLPRDSVIFAMETLNRVEGLLPYNLTLEIVMAVEAGLGELPAFSFSSSSPASADPVSFLQSVCHTVIVQGVSAIIAFPQNRNELVKLEFISSTLQIPVISVVQNEFKRQSQNSLHFQMVMRNPQTPEAELIFSLLSMNNWYDVSLVMCQQMNISDFIFLLHNNSKFHLGTVIKISTNISSKIDFPTYLQGQLGSIKDSTSTVVTFGCDIQDIRKIFATVAKFGRIIRNYHWVIGDSQNVEELTTEELPVGLLAHGRMSEPSLDHYVQDALEFVARAVGSATTVSPELALIPGITNCLVIEAKNLTSGKFLSRFMAQTSFDGLSGYINVREESTILSETHHFIWNLQHDPIGKPMWTRLGSWKQSKVVMDYGVWPNKRQSQQGADWRQSSRLHLRVVTLVEHPFVFTRDVDEDGLCPAGQLCLDPLTNDTALLESLFHGLQGANKTVPMEYKKCCYGYCIDLLEKLAEDMEFDFDLYIVGDGKYGAYKNGRWTGLVGDLMSGAAHLAVTSFSINSARSQVIDFTSPFFSTSLGILVRTKETAAPIGAFMWPLHWSMWLGIFVSLHVTAVFLTLYEWKSPFGLTPRGRNRDRVFSFSSALNVCYSILFGRTAAIKPPKCWTGRFLMNLWAIFCLFCLSTYTANLAAVMVGKKTYEQLSGIHDPKLHHPSQGFRFGTVRESSAEDYVKKSFPEMHEYMRRYNAPTTPDGIDHLKDDPQKLDAFIMDKALLDYEVSIDADCKMLTVGKPFAIEGYGIGLKQNSPLSSNISELVSQYKSDGFMDLLHDKWYKVVPCGKRSFAVTETLQMGIKHFSGLFVMLCIGVALSLLTTLGEQIVHRWVIPRMLKSSQHKYCLHTSQRLHRALNPTFKEDKVQTVAKQEKSCNVENNQQMPWNSLGTSNCNRRKLSNQEGQQNDLECSHCKELLPQQENRQLPSQTTSNGRTDLLGLGLNPIVQELTDLETQIQLIKKQLQLAIKKKKDLEQYQKTKTSMEP, from the exons ATGAAGGGCTCTTGGATGCGGTGTGCGCTGGGCAGGTTGGTGTGGCTCTGTTTTTTTGCACCGAGCGCTTTGATAGTGTTCTTTGTGGTTCCAGCATCTCTAGCACATCCCCAACCATGTCAGATTCTAAAGAGAATCGGACATACGGTGAGAGTAGGAGCTCTGCACCTTCAACCTCGAGTATTTAGGCACAATCCCCTCTGGGCTACAGAAATGGACTGGGGCACAGGCAGAGAAACTGGAGAGGAGTGGGACATCGTTATCCAAAGTGAACTAGACCATCAATGGAGGGGCATCAGGACTAAAAGCTCAGTAAATAACCCCCACAGGACctcaaaaagtaaaacaatattCAAACAAGTGGATACCGAGACTGTATTCCTACCCAGAGACTCTGTTATATTCGCCATGGAGACCCTTAATAGAGTGGAAGGGCTTTTACCTTACAACCTGACCCTGGAGATAGTCATGGCTGTTGAAGCCGGACTTGGAGAATTACCTGCTTTTTCGTTTTCCTCTTCATCGCCTGCCAGTGCAGATCCTGTGTCGTTCCTGCAAAGCGTTTGCCACACTGTCATCGTGCAAGGAGTTTCTGCCATCATTGCGTTTCCACAAAACAGGAATGAATTAGTGAAGTTGGAATTTATTTCGTCCACGTTACAGATACCAGTCATCAGCGTCGTGCAGAATGAGTTCAAACGCCAGAGCCAG AACTCACTCCATTTCCAGATGGTCATGCGAAATCCTCAAACTCCTGAAGCAGAGCTCATCTTCTCCCTTCTGTCCATGAATAACTGGTATGACGTCAGTTTGGTGATGTGTCAACAGATGAACATTTCCGACTTTATCTTTTTGCTCCACAACAACTCCAAATTTCATCTGGGCACTGTTATTAAGATTTCCACCAACATTAGCTCCAAAATTGACTTTCCGACTTATCTGCAAGGTCAACTGGGGTCAATCAAGGACTCAACTTCTACAGTAGTGACCTTTGGATGTGACATACAGGATATACGCAAAATCTTTGCTACCGTTGCAAAGTTTGGTCGGATAATTCGTAATTATCACTGGGTTATAGGTGACTCTCAAAATGTGGAGGAGTTAACGACAGAGGAACTGCCAGTGGGTCTACTTGCACATGGCCGTATGAGTGAGCCCTCGCTGGATCATTATGTCCAGGATGCTTTGGAGTTTGTGGCGAGAGCGGTGGGGTCTGCTACCACTGTGTCTCCAGAGCTGGCACTGATACCCGGCATCACAAACTGTCTGGTGATTGAGGCTAAAAATCTAACATCAGGAAAATTTCTCTCCAG ATTCATGGCCCAGACATCATTTGATGGCCTGAGTGGCTACATAAACGTTCGAGAGGAATCTACCATTCTCTCTGAAACCCATCATTTTATATGGAATCTACAGCATGACCCAATTGGCAAGCCCATGTGGACGCGTCTGGGCAGCTGGAAGCAAAGCAAAGTGGTCATGGATTATGGAGTTTGGCCAAATAAGAGACAGTCTCAACAAGGGGCAGACTGGCGGCAATCCTCTCGCCTACACTTACGCGTAGTCACCTTGGTAGAGCACCCATTTGTCTTCACCCGTGATGTTGACGAGGATGGTTTATGTCCTGCTGGCCAGTTGTGCCTTGACCCCTTAACAAATGATACAGCGTTGTTGGAAAGTCTTTTTCATGGTTTGCAAGGTGCCAATAAAACTGTTCCCatggaatataaaaaatgttgctaTGGTTATTGCATTGATCTTCTGGAAAAGCTGGCAGAGGACATGGAGTTTGACTTTGACCTCTACATTGTGGGAGATGGGAAATATGGTGCTTACAAGAACGGTCGCTGGACAGGTCTGGTCGGGGACCTCATGAGTGGGGCGGCACACCTGGCTGTCACTTCTTTCAGTATCAACTCGGCACGCAGTCAGGTCATCGACTTTACCAGCCCCTTCTTCTCTACCAGTCTAGGAATCCTTGTCAGGACTAAAGAAACAGCGGCACCTATTGGTGCCTTCATGTGGCCCCTACACTGGAGTATGTGGTTAGGAATATTTGTATCTTTACATGTTACAGCTGTGTTTCTTACCTTGTATGAGTGGAAAAGCCCTTTCGGCTTAACCCCAAGGGGTAGGAACAGGGACAGAGTCTTCTCTTTTTCCTCAGCGCTAAACGTTTGCTACTCAATCTTGTTTGGCAGGACAGCTGCTATTAAGCCGCCAAAATGTTGGACTGGCAGATTCCTCATGAATCTCTGGGccatattttgtttgttctgcTTGTCTACCTACACAGCTAATCTCGCTGCTGTAATGGTTGGTAAGAAAACGTATGAGCAGCTCTCGGGTATACACGATCCCAAG CTTCATCATCCATCACAAGGGTTCCGCTTTGGGACTGTTCGGGAAAGCAGTGCTGAAGATTACGTGAAAAAAAGCTTTCCGGAGATGCATGAGTACATGAGGCGATATAATGCCCCTACAACCCCTGATGGGATAGACCACCTTAA AGATGATCCTCAGAAGCTAGATGCTTTCATAATGGACAAAGCTCTTTTAGACTATGAAGTATCTATTGATGCAGACTGCAAGATGCTGACTGTGGGAAAGCCATTTGCAATTGAAG GCTACGGTATTGGGCTCAAACAGAATTCTCCTCTTTCTTCAAATATCTCTGAGTTGGTCAGTCAGTATAAATCAGATGGATTTATGGACTTGCTACATGATAAATGGTACAAGGTGGTCCCCTGTGGTAAAAGAAGCTTTGCTGTGACAGAG ACTTTACAGATggggataaagcacttctcaggGTTATTTGTCATGCTATGCATTGGAGTCGCCCTTTCCCTCCTCACCACACTCGGGGAACAAATCGTCCACCGCTGGGTGATACCCAGGATGCTGAAATCTTCACAGCATAAATATTGTCTCCACACTAGTCAA AGATTACATCGAGCACTTAACCCGACTTTCAAAGAAGACAAAGTACAGACTGTggcaaaacaagagaaaag CTGCAACGTTGAAAACAACCAGCAAATGCCATGGAACTCTTTGGGAACATCAAATTGCAATCGTCGGAAACTGTCCAATCAAGAGGGTCAACAAAACGACCTGGAATGTTCACACTGCAAGGAGCTCCTGCCCCAACAAGAAAATAGACAACTTCCGTCACAAACCACCTCCAATGGGAGAACAGACCTTCTTGGCCTGGGCCTAAACCCAATAGTGCAGGAACTTACAGACCTGGAAACACAAATCCAGCTCATCAAAAAACAACTGCAGCTTGccataaagaagaaaaaagaccTGGAGCAGTATCAAAAAACTAAGACTTCAATGGAGCCCTAG